A stretch of Ipomoea triloba cultivar NCNSP0323 chromosome 11, ASM357664v1 DNA encodes these proteins:
- the LOC115996116 gene encoding cytochrome P450 71A3-like translates to MNLFMHYFSLFFPLFIFILFLYKLLFPSPKDTKNSPPSPPKLPILGHILQLGTHPHRHLHQLSNHYGPLMLLHFGSVPVLVVSSPTAAREIMKTHDSIFSDRPKSSITDRLFYGSKDVAFAPYGEYWRQVRSICVLHLLSNKRVQSFRKVREEETQLMVQKIKQSCGSPINLTDILLWLNNNIISRVALGRKYCTEEHGKKDIMGLLEEYMKVLGVVDIGDYIPWFAWVNKINGFDRRVEKLAKELDEFIEGVVEEHSRVEKHEADGLDLVDILLQIQREDKIGFPIHRETVKAIILDMFAAGTHTSYTVLEWAMAELIKNPKIMKKLQNEVRTKFKTYEDIETMQYLNAVIKETLRFHSPIPLLVPRKTIQDVKVMGFHVAAGTHVLVNSWGIGRDPTIWENSEEFKPERFLNSNVDYKGMHFELIPFGAGRRGCPGLAFGVTTVELALATLIREFDFALGEEKLDMNEGIGITCHKKIPLVVIATPMVS, encoded by the exons ATGAATCTCTTCATGCattatttttcccttttcttccctttgtttattttcattctcTTCCTCTACAAATTGCTATTCCCATCTCCCAAAGACACAAAAAACTCACCACCATCACCCCCAAAGCTTCCAATACTAGGACACATCCTCCAACTTGGCACCCACCCTCATCGCCACCTCCACCAATTATCAAACCACTATGGCCCACTCATGCTGCTCCACTTCGGCTCCGTCCCCGTTCTCGTCGTTTCCTCCCCCACTGCCGCTAGAGAGATCATGAAAACCCATGACTCCATCTTCTCCGACCGCCCCAAATCCAGCATTACCGACCGCCTCTTCTACGGCTCAAAGGACGTCGCCTTTGCCCCCTACGGCGAGTATTGGCGACAAGTGCGAAGCATTTGTGTTCTCCATCTTCTTAGCAACAAGAGGGTGCAGTCATTTCGCAAAGTCAGAGAAGAGGAAACACAATTGATGGTCCAAAAGATCAAACAATCATGTGGTTCCCCTATAAACTTGACTGATATTTTGTTGTGGcttaacaataatataataagtagGGTGGCGTTGGGGAGAAAGTACTGCACTGAGGAGCACGGGAAAAAGGATATCATGGGTTTGCTGGAGGAATATATGAAAGTATTGGGGGTAGTTGATATAGGGGATTACATCCCTTGGTTTGCATGGGTGAATAAAATCAATGGTTTTGATAGAAGGGTGGAGAAATTGGCTAAAGAATTGGATGAATTCATTGAGGGAGTAGTTGAAGAGCACTCACGTGTGGAGAAACACGAGGCAGATGGGTTAGACTTGGTGGACATTTTGCTTCAAATACAAAGAGAAGATAAGATTGGCTTCCCCATTCATAGAGAGACTGTCAAAGCTATAATCTTG gatATGTTTGCGGCGGGAACTCACACAAGCTACACAGTTCTTGAATGGGCAATGGCAGAGCTAATAAAAAATCCCAAAATCatgaaaaaattacaaaatgaggtaagaacaaaatttaaaacCTACGAAGATATAGAAACCATGCAATACTTGAATGCTGTCATAAAGGAAACTCTTCGGTTTCATAGTCCTATACCATTGCTAGTCCCTCGGAAGacaatccaagatgtgaaagtGATGGGCTTCCATGTGGCAGCCGGCACCCACGTGCTTGTTAATAGTTGGGGAATTGGAAGAGATCCAACAATATGGGAAAACTCTGAAGAGTTTAAGCCGGAGAGGTTCTTGAATTCTAATGTGGATTATAAGGGAATGCATTTTGAATTGATTCCATTTGGAGCTGGGCGGAGGGGTTGCCCCGGCTTGGCTTTTGGGGTTACTACGGTTGAGCTTGCATTGGCTACACTCATACGCGAGTTTGATTTTGCATTGGGAGAAGAAAAATTGGATATGAATGAAGGAattggtattacatgtcacaaGAAAATTCCTCTCGTTGTAATCGCTACTCCGATGGTTAGCTAG
- the LOC115996387 gene encoding cytochrome P450 71A3-like, translated as MEMNLMHYCSLFPLFIFICFLCKLIFSSSSPKDTRTSPPSPPKLPIVGHLLQLGSHPHRYFHQLSNKYGPLMLLHFGSVPVLVASSPTAASEIMKDHDLIFSDRPKSSITDRLFYGSKDVAFAPYGEYWRQVRSICVLHLLSNKRVQSFRNVREEETQLMVQKIKQSCGSLVNLSDILMWFSNNIICRVALGRKYSDDENGKKDMNPLIGEVYKMLGMFDIGDYIPWLAWVNRINGFDGRVKKLAKELDEFFEAVIEEHSLVNKKEEDGLDLVDILLQIQRENTIGFPIHRDSVKALILDMFAAGTHTIYTVLEWTMAELIKNPKTMEKLQNEVITKFKTNEDLETMQYLKAVIKESLRLHIPVPLLAPRKASQDVKVMGFNVKTGTQVLVNSWAIGRDPKIWENPEEFKPERFLNSNVDYKGMHFELIPFGAGRRGCPGVAFGVIVLELAIATLLCEFDFALGKEELDMRESIGLTCHKEVPLFVIATPRVG; from the exons ATGGAGATGAATCTCATGCATTATTGTTCCCTTTtccctttgtttattttcatttgtttccTCTGCAAATTGATATTCTCATCATCATCTCCCAAAGATACAAGAAcctcaccaccatcaccaccaaaGCTTCCAATAGTAGGGCATTTACTCCAACTTGGCTCCCACCCTCATCGCTACTTCCACCAATTATCCAACAAGTATGGCCCCCTCATGCTGCTTCACTTCGGCTCCGTCCCGGTTCTCGTCGCTTCCTCCCCCACTGCCGCTAGTGAGATCATGAAAGACCACGACTTGATCTTCTCCGACCGCCCCAAATCCAGCATTACCGACCGCCTCTTCTACGGCTCCAAGGACGTCGCCTTTGCCCCCTACGGCGAGTATTGGCGACAAGTACGAAGCATTTGTGTGCTCCATCTTCTCAGCAACAAGAGGGTGCAGTCATTTCGCAACGTTAGAGAAGAGGAAACGCAATTGATGGTCCAAAAGATCAAACAATCGTGTGGTTCTTTGGTAAATTTGAGTGATATTCTAATGTGGTTttccaataatataatatgcaggGTGGCGTTAGGGAGGAAATACAGTGATGATGAAAATGGGAAAAAGGATATGAATCCTTTGATAGGGGAAGTTTATAAAATGCTGGGAATGTTTGATATAGGGGATTATATCCCATGGCTTGCATGGGTGAATAGAATCAATGGTTTTGATGGTAGGGTGAAGAAATTGGCTAAAGAATTGGATGAATTCTTTGAGGCTGTAATTGAAGAGCACTCCCTTGTGAATAAAAAAGAGGAAGATGGCTTAGATTTGGTTGACATTTTGCTTCAAATACAGAGAGAAAATACGATCGGCTTCCCCATCCATAGAGATTCTGTCAAAGCTCTAATCTTG GATATGTTTGCAGCGGGAACTCACACAATCTACACAGTTCTTGAGTGGACAATGGCAGAATTGATAAAAAATCCCAAAACCATGGAGAAATTACAAAATGAGGTCATaacaaaattcaaaactaaTGAAGACTTAGAAACCATGCAATACTTGAAAGCCGTCATAAAGGAAAGTCTTCGTCTTCATATTCCTGTGCCATTGCTAGCTCCTCGCAAGGCATCCCAAGATGTGAAAGTGATGGGCTTCAATGTGAAAACCGGTACCCAAGTGCTTGTCAATAGTTGGGCAATCGGGAGGGATCCAAAAATATGGGAAAATCCAGAAGAATTTAAACCAGAGAGATTCTTGAATTCGAATGTGGATTATAAGGGAATGCATTTTGAATTGATTCCATTTGGAGCTGGTCGAAGGGGTTGTCCTGGTGTGGCCTTTGGGGTTATTGTGCTCGAGCTTGCAATTGCTACACTCTTATGTGAGTTTGATTTTGCATTGGGAAAAGAAGAATTGGATATGCGTGAATCAATTGGTTTGACATGTCACAAGGAAGTTCCTCTCTTTGTAATTGCTACTCCAAGGGTTGGCTAG